In Silene latifolia isolate original U9 population chromosome 6, ASM4854445v1, whole genome shotgun sequence, the genomic window TGAACTCACATTGCACATGGCTCCCAAGCAAGATACACATCATAACCCGTGCACAAGTATGGCCGCTCTGATTTGAAACCATCGGCTGGATCCGCCTCAGAACACTTGCCCTAAAATTGACACACTTCATCAGTTCAATTTGAAACTGTGAACAAGTGTATGAATAATGAAACCTCAGACTTTTGAGAGGGTATCTTTGTCTTTTAGAAGTCAAAGTTAAGCCAAAATTGGAAATATAGTGAATTTATTTCAGTGACTCAAAAAGAAAAATGTCAGGAGTCTaaatcaggaaaaaaaaaaactcacattACTCGGACTTCTCCTCTGTCTTTTGGCTGGTGATCCTACAACAGAATTCTCCACCGATTGGTCTTGAACAAATGTCTCGTCAATATTTTCCGTGCTAGGGAACAAAAGCCTATCTCTAGATGCAGAATGTTCAATAGCAACCATAGCAGCATGTCTCAGAGGGTGCCAAAAGCAAGACGATGATGATTGTGGATGTTGCTGTGGCCACTGCCAAGGGTTCAAGCAAGAAACCCCACTGCATGATGTGGAATCTGTAGGCAAACCGTTCGCATTTAATTCCAATGAAAAATATCCATTTGTAACACCATGATGAGATGAGGGTTTTTCCACATCTATCGACTGTACAATGTTTTCGTCTGGACATGTGAGCCACGAAGAGAGTTCATCACGTGCACTAGCAATTATTTGGTTAGCTGATGGATCCACAATGACTGCACTGTTACCCAACTGCCTAGTACAAGAAGAGCCACAAGTTATAAGCCATCCATAGCAGATAAACTCAGTAGAGATCGATGCCCCGCAAAATAGTAGCATATCAAGACACGTAGAAATGGTAAAAGTTTATTAATAAGAAGAAGCTGGATGAAACAAAAGTCGTACCTGACTGCTACCAGATCTTGCCAACTTAAGGGCAAAACTCATATAGTTGAAAACCAATTTTGAGTCGTCTTCACTAAAACCAGTGATGCCTTCAATGTTGCTGGAAGATGGACAAAAGCATATTTGTCAACTTTAAAATAACCGAGGCAGATATAAATCACATGAACATCGAACATAGGAGTATAAGGCAATCTCCATCTTACTAGGTGGGTGGATGAAAAGA contains:
- the LOC141585937 gene encoding tRNA-specific adenosine deaminase TAD3, giving the protein MNNCKWEIVYVPPKPPFSPTQQPTVDVFASDIDPKIANSLVRKFNQIAPMENFRHVKRVRRSCSDGKTQLSVILCVVGENETQMGSMPKDVLELTNSNQLSPFVTQVCKYAATTKEEWEEQCKLWPTSFHPPTYNIEGITGFSEDDSKLVFNYMSFALKLARSGSSQLGNSAVIVDPSANQIIASARDELSSWLTCPDENIVQSIDVEKPSSHHGVTNGYFSLELNANGLPTDSTSCSGVSCLNPWQWPQQHPQSSSSCFWHPLRHAAMVAIEHSASRDRLLFPSTENIDETFVQDQSVENSVVGSPAKRQRRSPSNGKCSEADPADGFKSERPYLCTGYDVYLAWEPCAMCAMALLHQRIRRIFYAFPNPSTGALGSVYRLQGEKSLNHHYAVFRVVLRDEPPLGMFQDSTTISGNNDL